The sequence below is a genomic window from Streptomyces sp. NBC_00582.
TAGTGTGACCCGGCGCACAGCCGGTATCTCTTTTCGATTCCGGCGCGCCCTTGCCCCGCTAGCACCCTCGCGCTAGCGTCGAGGGTATGGCGAAGACCCAGCTGAACGTACGCGTCGACGAGGGCACGGCCCGCGCCGCGCGCGAGCGCGCCACGGCACGCGGCATGAGCGTCAACCGCTACATAGAGGAGCTGGTCAGACAGGACG
It includes:
- a CDS encoding toxin-antitoxin system HicB family antitoxin gives rise to the protein MAKTQLNVRVDEGTARAARERATARGMSVNRYIEELVRQDAGEVGHTFVEAAADFMKQYESVFAEEFGADREGTVPEGRR